Below is a genomic region from Pseudarthrobacter sulfonivorans.
GGCACGGGCCTGTTCATCTCCACCGGCCTGTGCATCTTCGGCTCCGCCTGGGCGGGCTCCAGCCACCTGCCGGCGCTGGGCATCATCTTCATCACCCTGGCGGTGTGCAGCTTCCTCTCGATCGGTCCCATCGCGTGGTCCTACCCGACGGCGTTCCTCACCGGAACGGCGGCCGCTGCGGGCATCGGCCTGATCAACTCGCTGGGTAACCTGGGCGGATTCGTGGCCCCCATCCTGCGGACCACGGTCAACCAGGTCACCGCATCGGACACCGGCACCATGGGCGTGTACGCCCTGGGTGTCCTTCCGTTCGTGGCGGCGATCATGATGTACGCCACCAAGAGGTTCCGCAACAAGGCCGACGATCTGCTCGACAACAAGTGACCGGACACCATGACTGAATGCAGCAGCGCTGACCACAGCGGCACCCCGGAGATTCTCTACATCGGCGTCAGCACCAAGATGTACATGGGATACCGGGACTGCCTGGACTGGCTCGCCCGCATACAGCATGAAGTGGACTCCCGTCCGGCCCTTGCGGCCGGGCGGGTGGTCCCGTTTGTGATCCCTTCCTTCCCGGTCCTTCCGGCCGCCAGTGGCGTCATCTCAGGATCACCGCTTCTGCTGGGGGCCCAGAACTGCGGCTGGGCGGACGGCCCGTGGACAGGTGAGGTGTCGCCGTCGCTTCTGGCCGAGCTTGGGGTAAGCGTCGTGGAGATCGGCCATGCCGAACGGCGGCGGCACTTCGGCGAGGACAACACCATGATCGCCCGGAAAGTCAGGGCAGCCGACGACGCCGGCATCACCCCGCTGCTGTGCGTGGGCGAGGAAACACGCAATGAAAAAAGCGGGACCGGAGCCAGCGGAGCGGCTGCATTTGTCCATCAGCAGATCGACGAGGCGGTCGGCGGTGACTGGGCCCTGGCATCCCGGCTCATGATCGCCTACGAACCGGTCTGGGCCATTGGCGCAACGGAGCCCGCCGACGCAGGCTACGTCGCCGCCGTCGTGCGTTCACTGCGGACGCTGCTGGCTGCCCATTCGCACGGGGCAGGCGACGCGTTGGGGGACCCGCCAGTTATCTATGGCGGGTCGGCCAAGCCAGGGCTGCTGCCCGCGCTCGACGGCGTCTCCGGGCTCTTCCTGGGCCGGTTCGCCCACGATTCGGCGAACTTCGGCAAAGTCCTTGATGAGGCACTGTCAATGACGGCTTTGCAGGAGGCTCTCCGGGGAACCTAGCCGGAGGAACCGAACGGCGCCCGCGTCAGCCCGCGACGGCGGCGCGCAGGGACAGAATCCGCTGCAACTGCTGCTGTTCCTCCATCTGGTGCAGCCGGACGTCGCGGCCGCTGAGGATGCGCTGCCGGATGAAGGCGAGCTGGGTGGCGGCGTGGAGGAACGCCTTCATCTGCGGGCGGCGGTGGTAGCCGGCCGCCCACTGCAGGGCGGTCCGCCGGCCGCGCGGGGTGGCCAGCAGTTCCACCTCGGCGGGGCTGAACCAGCCAGCCGCGGAGTATTCCATCAGCCGTTGGCGGGTGAGCCGGTTTTCAGCGACGCGGAGGAGGATGATGCCCACAACGGCCAGCACAAAGATGGGCACCTGGATCAGGATGTATTCCGCCAGGAACCCCGCGCCCATGCTGTTCCACCGGTTATGCAGCAGCATCGCCGGGATCAGTCCGATGACAAAGGCCAGCACCGAGGCTCCGGAGTGCCAGCGGCGGGCGGCGAAACCCATGATGAGGCCGGTGGTTCCCGTGAAGATGGCATGGGCGAAGGGTGACATCACGCCGCGGAGGAGGAAGATCTGGGCCAGATCCGTTCCCGGGTTGGCGGATTCGGCGATGGCCCGTCCAAAGTAGAGGATGTTTTCGGTGAACGCGAAGCCGCCGGCGATGGTGAAGGCGAAGACTATGCCGTCCACCGGACCGTCGAAGTGTTTGCGCGCCAGCAGCAGGATCAGCAGCAGGCCCAGGGACTTCGCAAACTCCTCCACCACGGGCGCCTGGACGGTGGCCATAAACGTCTGGAAGTCAGCCACCTCGCTGAACTGGAAAGTCAGGGCAAAGAACGGCTGGATGAGCAGCGTGACCGCGATGGACACCGCAGCGCCCCAGGTGAACGCGAAGACCAGGAGCCGCTTGGGTTCCGGTTCCCACCGGTCGATCAGATAGACCGCAAGGAGCACCGCGGACAGCGGGATGAGTGACAGCACAAACCCTGCCAGGAACCCGCCCACGCCGGTGTTGGCCACTAAGAACGGCACCACCAGGAACAAGCTCAGGAAAACAAGGGCGGCGCCGCCCACCGTGAGTGCCAGGAGGCCTGCGGGCCGACGGCCAGCCAGGGTTGCCTGCGGAGGCCCCAGCGGCGGCTGAGCTGCGTTGGTTCCGGGCGCGGGCCGGTAGTACTCCGGCTCAACCCGGCCCATCCAGCTGGGGTTCGCCTGCGTGGGGAAAGGATCCGGTGGGCCGGCCGGCCCACCGGCCTGGCCGGAACCCGGCTGATGAGGGTGCATGGACATACTGGAAGCCTATGATGCGCCTGCCGATGTGGTAATTTTGAAACGCAAATGATCCTTTTTTAATTCCGTCCCGTGAGGCGGGGAAAGGGGAGACGAGAGTTTGACTTCTGTCACAAACGCACCGGTTCCAGCCAGGGTTGTCCTCAACCAGGCGGACATTGACCGTGCACTCACTCGAATCGCCCATGAGATCCTTGAGGCCAACAAAGGGTCAAAGGACCTGGTCCTGCTGGGCATCCCGCGCCGCGGCTACCCGCTGGCCGTCCGCCTCGCACACAAGATTGCGGCCGCGGACCCCACCGTGGACGCCACCGCCATTGTCGGGCAGCTGGACGTCACCATGTTCCGCGATGACCTTTCCCACCAGCCCACCAGGCCGCCGTACCCCACACAGCTCCCGCGCACGGGAATCGATAACAAGGTTGTGGTGCTCATCGATGATGTCCTGTACTCCGGCCGCACCATCCGTGCCGCCCTTGACGCCATCATCGACCTCGGCCGTCCGCGGATCGTCCGGCTCGCTGTGCTGATCGACCGCGGCCACCGTGAGCTGCCCATCCGGGCCGACCACGTGGGCAAGAACCTGCCCACCTCGTCCGCCGAGAAGGTCCGGGTCCGCCTTGAGGAAACCGACACGGCCGCCGACGGTTCCGTAGTCAACGAAGTGGTTATCGAGGGCGGCGCGTGAAACACCTCCTCTCCACTGAAGACCTCAGCCTGGCCAACGCCATCCGCATCCTCGACACCGCCGAGGAAATGGCTGCCGTCGGGGACCGCGAAGTCAAGAAGCTCCCGGCCCTCCGCGGCCGCACCGTGGTGAACCTCTTCTTCGAAGACTCAACCCGCACGCGGATCTCCTTCGAAGCGGCCGCCAAGAGGCTGTCGGCCGATGTCATCAACTTCGCCGCGAAGGGCTCCTCCGTCTCCAAGGGCGAATCCCTCAAGGACACGGCCCAGACGCTGGCAGCCATGGGTGCGGACGCCGTCGTGATCCGCCACTGGGCCTCGGGCGCGCCGCACCGGCTCGCCGCGACGGACTGGATCGACGCCGCCGTCATCAACGCCGGTGACGGCACCCACGAACACCCCACGCAGGCCCTCCTGGATGCCTTCACCATGCGCCGGCACTGGTCCAAGCTGGCTGGCTCCGCCTCGACCGGGGCGGACCTCAAAGGCATGCGCGTAGCCATCGCCGGGGACGTCCTGCACTCCCGCGTGGCCCGTTCCAACGTCTGGCTGCTCCGCACGCTCGGCGCCGACGTCACCCTCGTGGCGCCACCCACCCTGCTGCCCATCGGCGTCGAACACTGGCCGTGCAAGGTCAGCTACAACATGGATGACACCCTGGCGCAGGGTGTGGACGCTGTGATGATGCTGCGCGTGCAGGGCGAGCGGATGAACGCCTCGTTCTTCCCCTCCACCCGCGAATATTCGCGCCGCTGGGGCTTCGATGACAACCGGCTCCGGGCCCTGGACAGCCTGGGACTGAAGGACACCATCATCATGCATCCCGGACCCATGAACCGTGGCCTGGAGATTTCTTCCGCCGCCGCCGACTCGCCCCGTTCCACCGTGCTTGCACAGGTGCGCAACGGTGTCTCGGTCCGGATGGCCACCCTCTATCTGCTGCTCTCCGGGGATACCCGCGAACCAGCCGCCTCCGCGGGCGCGGCCACCAACACAGTCCGCACCAACACAGCCCACACCAATGCAGCGCGTTCAAACGCCGCCCATTCCACCAAGGAGAGCAACTGATGGCAGAGAACAACGGAACCTACCTGATCCGCGGTGCATCGATCCTGGGCGCCGGGGCCGAGGACCTGCTCATCAGTGACGGCGTCATCGCCGCCCGTGGCGCAGCCGCAGCCACCCACAAAGACGCGGACGGCGCCACCGTCATCGAAGCCGCCGGCCTGGTGGCACTGCCCGGCATGGTGGACGTGCACACACACCTGCGCGAACCCGGCCGCGAAGATGCCGAAACCGTAGAGACCGGCACCCGTGCCGCCGCCCTGGGCGGCTTCACCGCGGTCCATGCCATGGCCAACAGCAACCCGGTGGCGGATACCGCCGGTGTGGTGGAACAGGTCCACAGCCTGGGCCGCGCGGCCGGCTGGGTGGACGTCCGTCCCGTCGGCGCCGTGACCGTAGGCCTGGCTGGTGAGCAGCTCGCCGAACTCGGCGCCATGGCGGATTCCCGCGCCCAGGTCCGCATGTTCTCCGACGACGGCATCTGCGTCCACGATCCCGTGCTGATGCGCCGCGCCCTGGAGTACGTCAAAGCGTTCGACGGCGTGGTGGCCCAGCACGCGCAGGAACCCCGCCTTACCGCCGGGGCCCAGATGAACGAGGGCGCCGTCTCCGCCGTCCTGGGACTCACCGGCTGGCCGGCGGTGGCCGAGGAGAGCATCATCGCCCGAGACGTCCTGCTGACGCAGCACGTGGACTCCCGCCTGCACGTCTGCCACGTCTCCACCGCCGGCTCCGTGGAGATCATCCGCTGGGCCAAGGAACGCGGCATCAACGTCACCGCCGAAGTCACCCCGCACCACCTCCTGCTCACCGATGACCTGGTCCGCAGCTACAACCCTGTGTACAAGGTCAACCCGCCGCTGCGGACGGATGCAGATGTGCAGGCACTGCGCGCCGGCCTGGCGGACGGCACCATCGACGTGGTGGGCACCGACCACGCCCCGCACCCGAGCGAACACAAGGAATGCGAGTGGGCGCAGGCCGCGATGGGCATGACCGGGCTGGAAACCGCGCTGTCCGTGGTCCAGCACACCATGATCGAAACCGGCCTCATGACCTGGGCCGATTTCGCCCGCGTGACCTCCACCGCGGCGGCGCAGATCGGCCGAGTGGCGGACCAGGGCCGTCCGCTGGAAACCGGCGAACCCGCCAACATCATCCTGGTGGACCCGGCGGCACGCTGGACCGTTGACCCTGCCAAGATGGCAACCATGGGCCGCAACTCCCCGTTCGCCGGCCTGGAGCTGCCGGGCAAGGTGGTGTCCACCTTCTACAAGGGCCACCCCACTGTCCTGGACGGCAAGCTCAACACGCCGTACCGCGAACCGGCTGCGGCAGGCGCCTCCTGATGGACACCAAACTACTCACCGGCCTCATCACGGTCGCGCTCATCGCCGTCGTCTTGCTGATGATCTGGGCAGGCTGGCGTAACCGCCTCAGGCGGCAGGCCGACGTCGGCCGGTTGCCCGACGTGCCAGAGGCGCCCGGGGTGCCGCTCGCCGGGGCCGACGGCCAGTACATTGCGTCCACCACCGCCGGAGACTGGCTGGACCGCATCGCGGTACACAGGCTTGGCATCCGGACCAACGCCGTTCTCAGCGTGTACCCGCACGGCGTCCTCTTCGACAGAACCGGTGCCCCGGCGCTCTATATCCCGGCCGGCAGCCTCACCGCCGTCCGGCAGGAAAGCGGCATGGCCGGCAAGTTCGTTGAAAAGGACGGGCTCCTGGTCCTCACCTGGGACCTCGGGAGCCACGAACTCGACACGGGCTTCCGGACCCGCCGGGCCGCCGACAAGGACGCCCTCTATGACTCCCTTCAGCAATTGATCGCCGCCGCCCCCCAGGCAGATCCCCAGAGTGGAAAGTAAGACAGTGACAGAAACAGCGACAGCAAAAGCAGAGACTGCGGCACCAGCAGCCCTTTCCACCACAGTTCCCACACCGGCGGTGCTGGTCCTCGAGGACGGCCGTATGTTCCGCGGCACCAGCTACGGCGCGCAGGGCACTGCCCTGGGTGAGGCAGTGTTTGCCACCGGCATGACCGGCTACCAGGAAACCATCACCGACCCCTCCTACGCCCGCCAGCTGGTGGTGCAGACCGCGCCGCACATCGGCAACACTGGTGTGAACAGCGAGGACGCCGAATCCCGGCGCATCTGGGTGGCCGGCTACATCGTCCGCGACGCCGCCCGCCGCCCCTCCAACTGGCGCTCCGAACGCTCCCTGGACGAGGAACTCATTGAGCAGGGGATCGTCGGCATCCAGGGCGTGGACACCCGCGCCATCACCCGCCACCTGCGCGAGCACAAGACCATGCGCGCCGGCATCTTCTCGGGTGCGGCCGCCAAGGCCACGGACAAGGAACTCCTTGACGCGGTCCTGGCCAGCGCCCCGATGGAAGGCGCCCGCCTGGCCGAGGAAGTCAGCGTCAGCGAGGCTTACGTGGTGGACCCCAAGGACCACGGCTGGGACGGCGAGGCGCGCTTCAGCATTGCCGCGATCGACCTCGGCATCAAGGCCATGACGCCCATCCGCTTCGCCGAGCGCGGCGTCCGCGTCCATGTCCTGCCGGCAACCTCCACCCTCGAGGACGTCAAGGCCGTCAACCCGGACGGCTTCTTTATGTCCAACGGCCCGGGCGACCCCGCCACGGCTGACGCCCAGGTCAAGCTGCTCCGCTCCGTCCTGGACGAGAAGTTGCCGTACTTCGGCATCTGCTTCGGCAACCAGATCCTGGGACGCGCCCTGGGCTTCGGCACCTACAAGCTCCGCTACGGCCACCGCGGCATCAACCAGCCCGTCCTGGACCGGCGTACCGGCAAGGTGGAGATCACCTCGCAGAACCACGGCTTCGCCGTGGACGCACCGCTCGACGGCGCCACGCAGGCTCCCGAGGAGCGCTACGGCCGCGTCGAGGTCAGCCACATCAGCCTCAACGACGACGTCGTCGAAGGCCTCGCGTGCCTGGACATCCCCGCCTTCTCGGTGCAGTACCACCCGGAAGCCGCAGCCGGCCCGCACGACGCCGCTTACCTGTTTGACCGTTTCATCGACCTGATGGCCGTCACCAAAACCGGCGCAGAGAAGAACACCACCGATTCCAAGACTGAGGACAAGAAGTAATGCCCAAGAGAACTGACCTTAAGAGCGTCCTGGTCATCGGTTCCGGCCCGATCGTCATCGGCCAGGCCGCGGAGTTCGACTACTCCGGCACCCAGGCACTGCGTGTCCTCAAGGAGGAGGGCCTGCGGGTCATCCTGGTGAACTCGAACCCGGCCACCATCATGACGGACCCCGAGTTCGCCGATGCCACCTACATCGAGCCCATCACCCCCGAGGTGGTGGAGAAGATCATCGCCAAGGAGCGCCCGGACGCGATCCTGCCCACCCTGGGCGGGCAGACCGCGCTGAACACGGCCATCGCGCTGGACAAGAACGGTGTGCTGGCAAAGTACAACGTGGAGCTCATCGGCGCGAACATCGCGGCCATCGAGCTTGGCGAGGACCGCGAAAAGTTCAAGGGCGTGGTGGAACGTTGCGGCGCCGAATCGGCCCGCAGCCACATCATCCACACCATGGACGAGGCGTTCACCGCCGCCGAGGACCTCGGCTACCCGATGGTGGTCCGGCCCTCCTTCACCATGGGCGGCCTGGGCTCCGGCCTGGCG
It encodes:
- a CDS encoding triose-phosphate isomerase family protein, with the protein product MTECSSADHSGTPEILYIGVSTKMYMGYRDCLDWLARIQHEVDSRPALAAGRVVPFVIPSFPVLPAASGVISGSPLLLGAQNCGWADGPWTGEVSPSLLAELGVSVVEIGHAERRRHFGEDNTMIARKVRAADDAGITPLLCVGEETRNEKSGTGASGAAAFVHQQIDEAVGGDWALASRLMIAYEPVWAIGATEPADAGYVAAVVRSLRTLLAAHSHGAGDALGDPPVIYGGSAKPGLLPALDGVSGLFLGRFAHDSANFGKVLDEALSMTALQEALRGT
- a CDS encoding PrsW family intramembrane metalloprotease, with the protein product MSMHPHQPGSGQAGGPAGPPDPFPTQANPSWMGRVEPEYYRPAPGTNAAQPPLGPPQATLAGRRPAGLLALTVGGAALVFLSLFLVVPFLVANTGVGGFLAGFVLSLIPLSAVLLAVYLIDRWEPEPKRLLVFAFTWGAAVSIAVTLLIQPFFALTFQFSEVADFQTFMATVQAPVVEEFAKSLGLLLILLLARKHFDGPVDGIVFAFTIAGGFAFTENILYFGRAIAESANPGTDLAQIFLLRGVMSPFAHAIFTGTTGLIMGFAARRWHSGASVLAFVIGLIPAMLLHNRWNSMGAGFLAEYILIQVPIFVLAVVGIILLRVAENRLTRQRLMEYSAAGWFSPAEVELLATPRGRRTALQWAAGYHRRPQMKAFLHAATQLAFIRQRILSGRDVRLHQMEEQQQLQRILSLRAAVAG
- the pyrR gene encoding bifunctional pyr operon transcriptional regulator/uracil phosphoribosyltransferase PyrR, which gives rise to MTSVTNAPVPARVVLNQADIDRALTRIAHEILEANKGSKDLVLLGIPRRGYPLAVRLAHKIAAADPTVDATAIVGQLDVTMFRDDLSHQPTRPPYPTQLPRTGIDNKVVVLIDDVLYSGRTIRAALDAIIDLGRPRIVRLAVLIDRGHRELPIRADHVGKNLPTSSAEKVRVRLEETDTAADGSVVNEVVIEGGA
- a CDS encoding aspartate carbamoyltransferase catalytic subunit, with the translated sequence MKHLLSTEDLSLANAIRILDTAEEMAAVGDREVKKLPALRGRTVVNLFFEDSTRTRISFEAAAKRLSADVINFAAKGSSVSKGESLKDTAQTLAAMGADAVVIRHWASGAPHRLAATDWIDAAVINAGDGTHEHPTQALLDAFTMRRHWSKLAGSASTGADLKGMRVAIAGDVLHSRVARSNVWLLRTLGADVTLVAPPTLLPIGVEHWPCKVSYNMDDTLAQGVDAVMMLRVQGERMNASFFPSTREYSRRWGFDDNRLRALDSLGLKDTIIMHPGPMNRGLEISSAAADSPRSTVLAQVRNGVSVRMATLYLLLSGDTREPAASAGAATNTVRTNTAHTNAARSNAAHSTKESN
- a CDS encoding dihydroorotase, with translation MAENNGTYLIRGASILGAGAEDLLISDGVIAARGAAAATHKDADGATVIEAAGLVALPGMVDVHTHLREPGREDAETVETGTRAAALGGFTAVHAMANSNPVADTAGVVEQVHSLGRAAGWVDVRPVGAVTVGLAGEQLAELGAMADSRAQVRMFSDDGICVHDPVLMRRALEYVKAFDGVVAQHAQEPRLTAGAQMNEGAVSAVLGLTGWPAVAEESIIARDVLLTQHVDSRLHVCHVSTAGSVEIIRWAKERGINVTAEVTPHHLLLTDDLVRSYNPVYKVNPPLRTDADVQALRAGLADGTIDVVGTDHAPHPSEHKECEWAQAAMGMTGLETALSVVQHTMIETGLMTWADFARVTSTAAAQIGRVADQGRPLETGEPANIILVDPAARWTVDPAKMATMGRNSPFAGLELPGKVVSTFYKGHPTVLDGKLNTPYREPAAAGAS
- the carA gene encoding glutamine-hydrolyzing carbamoyl-phosphate synthase small subunit → MPRVESKTVTETATAKAETAAPAALSTTVPTPAVLVLEDGRMFRGTSYGAQGTALGEAVFATGMTGYQETITDPSYARQLVVQTAPHIGNTGVNSEDAESRRIWVAGYIVRDAARRPSNWRSERSLDEELIEQGIVGIQGVDTRAITRHLREHKTMRAGIFSGAAAKATDKELLDAVLASAPMEGARLAEEVSVSEAYVVDPKDHGWDGEARFSIAAIDLGIKAMTPIRFAERGVRVHVLPATSTLEDVKAVNPDGFFMSNGPGDPATADAQVKLLRSVLDEKLPYFGICFGNQILGRALGFGTYKLRYGHRGINQPVLDRRTGKVEITSQNHGFAVDAPLDGATQAPEERYGRVEVSHISLNDDVVEGLACLDIPAFSVQYHPEAAAGPHDAAYLFDRFIDLMAVTKTGAEKNTTDSKTEDKK